The genomic window tcctccccactcctCTTCTGTAGctaacgtgcaattccactggttttacatgtatcattgatccagattatttccctattattgatatttgcactagggtaatcatttagagtctacatccccaatcatatccccatcaacccatgtattcaagcagttgtttttcttctgtgtttctgctcccacaggtctttctctgaatgtggatagggttctttctcataagtccctcagaattgtcctggatcattgcactgctgctagtagagaagtccattacattagattgtaccacagtgtatcagtctctgtgtacaatgttcttctggttctgcccttttcactctgtatcaattcctggaggttgttccagactccatggaattcctccagttcattattccttttagcacaatagtattccatcaccaacatacaccacactttgttcagccattccccaattgaagggcatcccctcattttccaatttttggccaccacaaagagcgcagctatgaatattcttgtacaagtcttagAAAGTAGGAATtgtaagaggaagagagacagggaaaAGCATTTTTGGCTTGGGTccagagttgggggggggggggtggagagggtGAATGTTATAAACCTGAAAATGTCAGTTTGAGCCAGGCTATGAGGACTGTAGGTGCCAAAGGGGGTCTTTGTTTGATCCCAGAAGCAATGGGGAGCCCTTCATTTACTTAACTGAGTTGTAAGTTCTGGAGAAAGCAGAGCCCTCCTCCACCCTTGGCTACCACCTTCTCTGGGCAGGTTTTGCGGCACCCAGCCGCCCCCACCCCTCATTTCCTCACACCATGAACTGACTGTGATATTTGTGACGGACTACCAGATCAGCAGCACAGGATTTTCTGCAACCTACCAGGCCTTCAATATGACTAACAGTAGGTGTCACCGGGGCACAAGAGAGATGGGGGAGTCGAGGAGGCAGAGGTGAATGCTCTAAGGGGGCCAGGAGGAAGGTCTGTGCTCTCCTCATGGATGCAAGATGGGCATTGGGCAAGTTCTGTGCTCAGGGCTGCTGGCTTTCTGTCCTGTTCTTCCTCGAAGATCCCTGTGGGCCTGGGGAGTTCTCCTGCCAGGATGGAGTGTGCAAGAACTTTCATTGGATGTGCGAAAGCTGGAGGAACTGCAGTGACAAATACAACTGCAGCAGCCTCCCCCAGCTGCCCTTTGGTGAGGATGTTAGTGGGCCCATGGCATCAAGGAAAGGCTGAGAGAAAGCTCCTCCAAGCAGGGGATGGCTGGGAGGATGGCCGGGGCCACTACACCTGAGATGATGCCTGGAGCAGCACAGTGATGTTAAGCTGCTTGCTTTTGACCCCTCTCTTCTGCAGAGCCAGCTTGTGAACCCATCTGGGTGGAAATGTGCCAGGGCCTCAGCTACAACAGCACAGCCTTCCCCAATACTTTGATGACCCTGGAGAGTCAACAGGAAGTGGAAGAGATGCTGAAGGGATACAAGGTGTCAAAGAGTCAGTCttgggggtgaggagggagggaagaagctagAACAACAGTCGGAGCCTAGACAAACCTGGGAATGGCTTGAAGTCAGCAGTTCAGAAACAGACATGTTGAAGGGGAGGCCAgatgggggagaagggggagaagcTGGAGTTGGGAGGCTGAGCCTTGATAACTTCCCCTACTTTATAAACGACAGACCTTGACAGACCTGCCCTGTTACCAGCCTTTCCGGAGACTCCTGTGCGGGCTGCTCCTGCCTCACTGCACCCCCTCAGGAGGCATCCTGCCGCCCTGTCGCCCTGTCTGCCTAGAAGCCGAGCAACACTGCCAGCCTGATCTGGAGCCGCTGGGCATCTCCTGGTCCTTCAATTGTAAAAGTCTGCCGGATGCCTCTGACCCAGCAGGGTGCACCTGGCCCTGAGCCAGGGGAGGCCTCTCCCATCCCCACTCCCCCCTCACCTTCACCTCTGATTTCCACCATTACCAAGTCTGGGAACCCAAGGATCTGGCCACGCCAACCTCTTCTACAGTGTAGGGAAGCTAAGGGAGCAGGAAGATCCAGAGCTCGGGAATGCTGGGcaatcctctttccttcttcaccCCCCTTTCCTAAGGGCAGATATTACATCTTCTTTCCCTAGaaccccaaccccacccccagcTATTCTAGTACTCCTTCCTCCAGGgtgttttcctccttttttgtttattcttctcttctcctttttctaggTCTGATCCTTGGCTATCTCCCGACATTTCTTCTTCCACGAGTTGCATTCTTCTTTCGTGGTAgctctcttcctatctctctcgGTCAGTCTCACTTTCGCTCTCCGCATCTTTCCCTCACGCTTCTCATTTCCATTCCACAAAACGGATTAATTCCACACCTACTGTGCGCCAGTTGTAGTCCCGGACAGGGCGATGCCTTTAGCTCCATCTCTCTCCGAGTCcctgtcttcttccttccttgtcACTCCATCTCTGGCTCTCTCTAAATCTCTGCtcgtccctccttccctcctctgttctccacctccccccaccccacccccaccccaatcctCTGGCCTGGAGCCCTGGAGACATAGCAAGTTATTTGCCAGTTATTTCCTAGCCTGTCTCTCTTGGCTGTCTGGACTGCTGGTTTCCTCTCCCAGTTTGGGAGGAGCGGCCGGGACTAGGGGTACGAGAGCCGGTGactgggaagggggaaaggggccGCCGTGGGGTGAGTTTGAGGGTCGAGGGAAGCCAGCACCCCGAGGAGGCAGCGGAGAGAAGCAGCCTGtttcagagggagagaggggtgaGTCAGGGCAGAGGGTGGCTGTGGGATCGCAGGGGATTATAAAGGAGGGGGCCGGAGGTATCTAGGGATGGGGAGGGACTATGAGCAAAATCGGGTTGGGGCACGGAGAGAAACAGtctggaagagaagaggaaatatggCCCAGAGGGGAGTTTCAGTGGGAAGAGAGGGACTACATTCtgctttcccctcctttctcttttggCTAGGCTCCAGGATTTCCTAGGTCCTGCAGAAACATCCCACCCCCTAGTCCCAGGACAGCCCTCTACTCTCTCAGTTGTAGCCTGAAAGGCAGAGAGGGGCCAGGattgggagagaagagaggcaggATCCTAGATCAGAGGTTCTGACTCCCAGCCTGCACCTATTCCCCCTCCCCGTAGGCTGTGGGACTCAGCCAGCCCCTTCTCTAGGAGGGACCCAGCCGTCCTGGCGCCCAGCCCCAGTGCCATGAGGCCACTCCTGTCCCTCCTGCTGCTGGCCCTGGTGGCTGGCTCGCCCCCATTGGAAGACAACAAGATCCCCAGCCTGTGCTCCGGGCATCCTGGCGTCCCGGGAACCCCTGGGCATCATGGCAACCAAGGCTTGCCTGGCCGCGATGGGCGAGATGGGCGAGACGGGGCGCCTGGGACTCCGGGAGAGAAGGGTGTTGGCGGGCACCCTGGTAAGAAGACCTCACTCCATCCCTTtacccttctttctcccttctctgatgTCCCTCCAAATGATTCCACTTCTCCCATTCTCCTCCTCTCACTTTTCctgtccctttctccctcccttaatgacatcccctcccccccatcccccactaGCTCACTGGCCCCAGGGTTGACGCTGGTTCCAGTATCCCTTGCCACAGCAGAGGGCGCAGAAATCCCTTagtttaatttggttttcttcagggTTTGCCCCCATTAACCCCAGTCCAACATGTCCCTTAAGCTCTATTGGTCCTTGTGGGACTTTGACTCACTGTGGGGCCTGGAGTCCAACCTATAGGTGATGAAGAAATTGGCTGGAAAAATATgatagaggaagagaagagaaatgatgcCAGGTGACCTGTTCCacagataccaaaaaaaaaaaaaaacatcagggAAAAATGttggagatcatctagcccaataGTCTTTCCTCCCCTCGTTTTACACATGAAAAAACAGAATTGCTTCACTTTTGAGGTCTTAGTctcctcttatgtaaaatgaggattggactagataaatGCCTAAGGTTCCCTCCATGTCTAAACCCTGAAATTCTCAAGTAATTagaagaggtaagatttgaactctgattctTAGTACCCTTCCCATCACAGCATATCTCCTATTCCTTCTCAGTCATATTTCCTGAGGATATATGTCTAGTGAAGGATGGAAGAGATAGAGTATAACTTGTGcaagtccctctgccttcacAGCCATGACCATCATGCCTACTTCTAATACTGTCTCTTGCCCCCACAGGGCTGCCTGGGCCTCGGGGAGACCCAGGACCACCAGGAGAGTCAGGGCCAATGGGAGCAGCAGGGCCAGCTGGTGAGTGTGCAGTGCCTCCTCGGTCAGCCTTCAGTGCCAAACGCTCAGAAAGCCGGGTACCTCCACCTGCTGACACACCCTTGCCATTCGACCGGGTACTGGTGAACGAGCAGGGGCATTATGATCCTGCCACGGGCAAATTTACCTGCCAAGTGCCTGGCCTATACTACTTTGCCGTCCATGCCACCGTCTACCGTGCTAGTCTGCAGTTTGACCTTGTGAAGAATGGAGAGTCAGTGGCTTCTTTCTTCCAGTTCTTTGGAGGGTGGCCAAAGCCAGCCTCACTCTCTGGGGGAGCTCTAGTAAGGCTGGAGCCTGAGGACCAAGTCTGGGTACAAGTGGGCGTGGGTGACTACATTGGCATCTATGCCAGTGTCAAGACAGACAGTACCTTCTCTGGCTTCCTAGTTTATTCTGACTGGCATAGTTCCCCTGTCTTTGCctgatttttccccctctccagGAAGGTCACTCACTTCTTCCTTCCTGGGATGCTATACCCTCTTTTCTAAGAAGGGTGTCACTGCCCCCAGCTGCATCTGCTCTGAGGAGGGCTGGCTCCCCCTGGTGTGGGTGAGTAGGGAGCTGGGGAAACAAGATCTCAGTCTTTCTGTTGATAGGTATGGGAGGGCATTATGACAGGAAAGACAGTGAGGAATTGGCCAGATTTCTCCCCAAAAGAAAGGGATATGAACTGTTCCTGGCAATCAGGTCTTATGGGCACTGGTATTTTGGTTCCCTGGTCCTCAGGGCTCCCAGCTCCATTGGTAGTAGTGGGGAGACCCTCACCATTTCCCCTCTAGGTGCCTTCCCTTTGTATTTCCTAACCCCAGGACCAGGGTCCTATGCTTAGACATCACTCAATAAATTACAAAATCCTCCTAGTTCCAGCCTCTGATTGATTTTCTGGTGTGTTCatctatgtctgactcttcatagccccatttgaggttttcttggtaaagatactggagtggttttccatttccttctctatctcattttataaatgaggaactgaggcaaacagggttaagtaacttgcccagggtcacacaataagtatAAGAAGCCTTATTTGAAGAGGAATCTtgttgactccagacctggccctctatccattgtgccatctagccaCCCATCTAGGGAGTAAGAATACCCTAATATAGTTGGATGGCAGTAGGAGGCAagccaaagaaaaggaaatgggatggAATGAAAAGCTTCTAAATTACTTCAGAACATAGGATGAAAGGTATAGTTGTGTCAAAGTAGACGGCAGGTAAACTTAGAGGGGAAATAACTGAGGAGAGAAGGCCTCTTGCAGGTGACttttgagataagatttgaagGAAGGGTAACCAAGGTGTGTGGTGGGGAGAGTGGGCAGAGAACATTGTAGGCATGGGGTGTCACACCAGAGGCAGAGCAAGAAGGCCAATGTAACTAAAGCATAGATGTAGGAGAAAGTAAGAACTTTAAATGTCAGAGCTTTATATCTCATCCTCGGGGTAATgtggggagccactggagtttactgggaGTGCGGGAGCAGGCATGGTTAGATCTGTACTTTTAGAAAATCAATTTAATAGCTGAGTGGATAGATTGAAGCTGGGAG from Monodelphis domestica isolate mMonDom1 chromosome 4, mMonDom1.pri, whole genome shotgun sequence includes these protein-coding regions:
- the C1QTNF5 gene encoding complement C1q tumor necrosis factor-related protein 5 isoform X1 → MPLAPSLSESLSSSFLVTPSLALSKSLLVPPSLLCSPPPPTPPPPQSSGLEPWRHSKLFASYFLACLSWLSGLLVSSPSLGGAAGTRGTRAGDWEGGKGPPWGEFEGRGKPAPRGGSGEKQPVSEGERGLPGPRGDPGPPGESGPMGAAGPAGECAVPPRSAFSAKRSESRVPPPADTPLPFDRVLVNEQGHYDPATGKFTCQVPGLYYFAVHATVYRASLQFDLVKNGESVASFFQFFGGWPKPASLSGGALVRLEPEDQVWVQVGVGDYIGIYASVKTDSTFSGFLVYSDWHSSPVFA
- the C1QTNF5 gene encoding complement C1q tumor necrosis factor-related protein 5 isoform X2, with protein sequence MRPLLSLLLLALVAGSPPLEDNKIPSLCSGHPGVPGTPGHHGNQGLPGRDGRDGRDGAPGTPGEKGVGGHPGLPGPRGDPGPPGESGPMGAAGPAGECAVPPRSAFSAKRSESRVPPPADTPLPFDRVLVNEQGHYDPATGKFTCQVPGLYYFAVHATVYRASLQFDLVKNGESVASFFQFFGGWPKPASLSGGALVRLEPEDQVWVQVGVGDYIGIYASVKTDSTFSGFLVYSDWHSSPVFA